A single window of Nocardioides kongjuensis DNA harbors:
- a CDS encoding acyl-CoA dehydrogenase yields the protein MPLALTDDHRDLADSVAAWARRAAPIEATRAQLDDLAAGKRPEAWDALVQQGLHAIHLPEEDGGAGAGLVELAVVTEQLGRALHPGPFLSTVLASAVVAAAPASAVRSAVLGRFAEGATGALSDGDGLTATSYDGSWVLDGETRPVLGLPGAELVVVRATTAAGEPVWCVLTPAAGEVVGEPATDLSRAVGRLVLDRRTVTTAELLPAPDAERAELATAALLAADAAGVARWFVDAVVAHVSTREQFGVPVGSFQAVQHKAALLLVKTEMIGAAAWDAARAGDDAPVQQCLAAAQVGLTALPAVVDVAAEAVLLFGGIGFTWEHDAHLYWRRAISLSAANGSESTWAARLGAVALEAERDFGFVADDALPELRAELATILDAALELPEDGVPASGWAPSRGGRRQEHLADARLVAPHYPEPWGRAAGPEEQAVIAQELARRALAQPSTVIGEWVLPTLLLHGTPAQQERFVDPTLRGEVFWCQLFSEPGAGSDLAGLSTRARKVDGGWVLSGQKVWNSMAAEADWGVCLARTDPDAPKHAGISYFLVDMRSAGVDVRPLRQATGLSEFNEVFLDDVFVPDECLVAEPGAGWRLAVTTLANERLSMGARLSHGSSDLVRTVLASGAHEASRDAVVEVLGRCVGREMALSALNLRSVLARIDGLDLGAEISVQKVCNAIAQRDNSRDLLRVLGRGALVAVPPTGKHTADPVIDHLGLPAVLVGGGTIEIQLNVIARRVLRLPR from the coding sequence ATGCCTCTCGCCCTCACCGACGACCACCGCGACCTGGCCGACTCCGTCGCCGCCTGGGCCCGCCGCGCCGCCCCGATCGAGGCGACGCGCGCCCAGCTCGACGACCTCGCCGCCGGCAAGCGGCCCGAGGCGTGGGACGCGCTCGTCCAGCAGGGCCTGCACGCCATCCACCTGCCCGAGGAGGACGGCGGCGCGGGTGCGGGCCTGGTCGAGCTCGCCGTCGTCACCGAGCAGCTGGGCCGCGCCCTGCACCCCGGCCCCTTCCTGAGCACCGTCCTCGCCAGCGCGGTCGTCGCCGCAGCACCCGCGAGCGCGGTCCGCAGCGCCGTGCTGGGGCGCTTCGCCGAGGGCGCCACCGGCGCCCTGTCCGACGGCGACGGCCTCACCGCGACGTCGTACGACGGCAGCTGGGTGCTCGACGGCGAGACCCGTCCCGTCCTGGGCCTGCCCGGCGCCGAGCTGGTCGTCGTCCGGGCGACCACGGCCGCGGGCGAGCCGGTGTGGTGCGTCCTGACGCCCGCCGCCGGCGAGGTCGTCGGCGAGCCGGCCACCGACCTCTCCCGTGCGGTCGGCCGGCTCGTCCTCGACCGCCGCACCGTGACCACCGCGGAGCTGCTGCCCGCGCCCGACGCCGAGCGGGCCGAGCTGGCCACCGCCGCGCTGCTCGCCGCCGACGCCGCCGGCGTCGCCCGCTGGTTCGTCGACGCGGTCGTCGCCCACGTCTCCACCCGCGAGCAGTTCGGCGTCCCCGTCGGCAGCTTCCAGGCGGTGCAGCACAAGGCCGCCCTGCTGCTGGTGAAGACCGAGATGATCGGCGCCGCGGCGTGGGACGCGGCCCGCGCCGGCGACGACGCGCCGGTCCAGCAGTGCCTCGCAGCCGCCCAGGTCGGCCTCACCGCCCTGCCCGCAGTGGTCGACGTCGCGGCCGAGGCGGTGCTGCTCTTCGGCGGCATCGGCTTCACCTGGGAGCACGACGCCCACCTCTACTGGCGCCGAGCGATCAGCCTGTCGGCCGCCAACGGCTCGGAGTCGACGTGGGCGGCCCGCCTCGGCGCCGTGGCCCTCGAGGCCGAGCGGGACTTCGGGTTCGTCGCCGACGACGCCCTGCCCGAGCTGCGCGCGGAGCTGGCGACGATCCTCGATGCTGCGCTCGAGCTCCCCGAGGACGGCGTACCGGCCTCCGGGTGGGCGCCCTCGCGCGGCGGCCGCCGCCAGGAGCACCTCGCCGACGCGCGTCTCGTCGCGCCGCACTACCCCGAGCCGTGGGGGCGTGCGGCCGGCCCGGAGGAGCAGGCGGTGATCGCCCAGGAGCTCGCCCGCCGCGCGCTCGCGCAGCCCTCGACCGTGATCGGCGAGTGGGTGCTGCCGACGCTGCTGCTGCACGGCACGCCCGCCCAGCAGGAGCGGTTCGTCGACCCGACCCTGCGCGGCGAGGTGTTCTGGTGCCAGCTGTTCTCCGAGCCCGGCGCCGGCTCCGACCTCGCCGGCCTGTCCACCCGCGCCCGCAAGGTGGACGGCGGGTGGGTGCTCAGCGGCCAGAAGGTCTGGAACTCGATGGCCGCCGAGGCCGACTGGGGCGTGTGCCTGGCGCGCACCGACCCGGACGCGCCCAAGCACGCCGGCATCTCCTACTTCCTGGTCGACATGCGCAGCGCGGGCGTCGACGTCCGGCCGCTGCGCCAGGCCACCGGGCTCTCGGAGTTCAACGAGGTCTTCCTCGACGACGTCTTCGTGCCCGACGAGTGCCTGGTCGCCGAGCCCGGCGCCGGATGGCGGCTCGCCGTCACCACGCTCGCCAACGAGCGGCTCAGCATGGGCGCCCGGCTCAGCCACGGCTCCAGCGACCTGGTTCGCACCGTGCTCGCCTCCGGCGCCCACGAGGCGAGCCGCGACGCCGTCGTCGAGGTCCTCGGCCGCTGCGTCGGACGGGAGATGGCGCTGTCCGCACTCAACCTGCGCTCCGTCCTCGCCCGGATCGACGGTCTCGATCTCGGCGCCGAGATCAGCGTGCAGAAGGTCTGCAACGCCATCGCCCAGCGCGACAACTCGCGTGACCTGCTCCGCGTCCTGGGACGCGGCGCGCTGGTCGCCGTACCCCCGACCGGCAAGCACACCGCCGACCCCGTCATCGACCACCTCGGCCTGCCGGCCGTCCTCGTCGGCGGCGGAACCATCGAGATCCAGCTCAACGTGATCGCGCGCCGGGTGCTCCGGCTCCCGCGCTGA
- a CDS encoding class I adenylate-forming enzyme family protein codes for MTTREEAVARLTAPGAPYEIRVEDVRGEDLEVYARRQHSLRELLEASRAFGDAEYLVTRERRISFAQHHDEVAALAHVLRTEHGVGKGDRVALCAANCPEWIVGFWAAVSLGAVAVGMNSMWARPELAHGMELTTPKVLIADAARARMADGMGVPVLTVEEDLPRIAAAHRGAALPEPDGEIAEDDPAVILFTSGTTGRAKGATHSHRNVIAAVWFHLLNDAIAAETGFPQVDRRFLLVTPLFHIAALHNLAVVRLVVGDTAVLHLGRFDIEQVLRLVESERVTNWGAMPTMLSRIVELGDRLADFDLSSLRSISVGSAPSSPELKEALRKALPGAGRSLGTTYGLTESSTAATLALAAELAADPSTVGRTVPTMQVEIRDTAGRPVPDGVEGEIHLRGAQMMLGYWGNPEATAASTAPHGWFRTGDLGHLADGQLHIASRRSDLILRGGENVYPAEVEDRIVAHPAVRECIVMGIPDPDYGQGVAAVVVLHPGAQVSQEELCAHTLAGLARYKVPTRWQITLEELPRNATGKVNRRDVRLV; via the coding sequence ATGACCACGCGTGAGGAGGCCGTCGCGCGACTGACCGCGCCCGGCGCGCCGTACGAGATCCGGGTGGAGGACGTCCGCGGCGAGGACCTCGAGGTCTACGCCCGGCGGCAGCACTCGCTGCGCGAGCTGCTCGAGGCGTCCCGGGCCTTCGGGGACGCGGAGTACCTGGTGACCCGCGAGCGACGGATCAGCTTCGCCCAGCACCACGACGAGGTCGCCGCGCTGGCCCACGTGCTGCGCACCGAGCACGGCGTCGGCAAGGGCGACCGGGTGGCGCTGTGCGCGGCCAACTGCCCCGAGTGGATCGTCGGCTTCTGGGCCGCGGTCTCGCTCGGCGCCGTCGCGGTCGGGATGAACTCGATGTGGGCGCGACCCGAGCTGGCCCACGGCATGGAGCTGACCACCCCGAAGGTCCTCATCGCCGACGCGGCCCGCGCCCGGATGGCCGACGGGATGGGCGTCCCGGTCCTCACGGTCGAGGAGGACCTCCCGCGGATCGCCGCCGCCCACCGCGGAGCCGCACTGCCCGAGCCGGACGGGGAGATCGCCGAGGACGACCCCGCCGTCATCCTGTTCACCAGCGGCACGACCGGCCGCGCCAAGGGAGCGACCCACTCGCACCGCAACGTCATCGCGGCGGTGTGGTTCCACCTGCTCAACGACGCGATCGCCGCGGAGACGGGCTTCCCGCAGGTCGACCGGCGGTTCCTGCTCGTGACGCCGCTGTTCCACATCGCCGCGCTCCACAACCTCGCAGTGGTCCGGCTCGTCGTCGGCGACACGGCCGTGCTGCACCTCGGCAGGTTCGACATCGAGCAGGTGCTGCGGCTGGTCGAGTCGGAGCGGGTCACCAACTGGGGCGCGATGCCGACCATGCTCAGCCGGATCGTCGAGCTCGGTGACCGGCTCGCGGACTTCGACCTCTCGTCGCTGCGCAGCATCTCGGTCGGCAGCGCGCCCTCCTCGCCCGAGCTCAAGGAGGCGCTGCGCAAGGCGCTGCCCGGGGCGGGGCGGTCGCTGGGGACGACGTACGGGCTCACCGAGTCGAGCACCGCCGCCACCCTGGCACTGGCCGCCGAGCTCGCCGCCGATCCCTCGACCGTGGGCCGCACCGTGCCGACGATGCAGGTCGAGATCCGCGACACCGCCGGGCGGCCCGTGCCCGACGGCGTCGAGGGGGAGATCCACCTGCGGGGCGCCCAGATGATGCTCGGCTACTGGGGGAACCCCGAGGCGACCGCAGCCTCGACCGCCCCGCACGGATGGTTCCGCACCGGCGACCTGGGCCACCTCGCCGACGGTCAGCTGCACATCGCGAGCCGGCGCTCCGACCTGATCCTGCGCGGCGGAGAGAACGTCTACCCCGCCGAGGTCGAGGACCGGATCGTCGCCCACCCCGCGGTGCGCGAGTGCATCGTGATGGGCATCCCCGACCCCGACTACGGACAGGGCGTCGCCGCTGTCGTGGTGCTGCACCCCGGGGCGCAGGTCTCCCAGGAGGAGCTGTGCGCCCACACGCTCGCCGGCCTCGCCCGCTACAAGGTGCCCACCCGCTGGCAGATCACGCTCGAGGAGCTGCCCCGCAACGCGACCGGGAAGGTCAACCGCCGCGACGTCCGCCTCGTCTGA
- a CDS encoding acyl-CoA dehydrogenase family protein, which yields MYPELSDSSKALRAELRAYFAATITDEDRAALAEQTEGGPVFDRVLRRMGRDGWLGLGFPEEYGGRGEDPEALYVFYDEALRAGAPLSLVTLNTVAPTLMKHGSQEQKDFFLPKILLGELMFAIGYTEPGAGTDLASLQTRARIDGDELVINGNKIFTSAGVFADWVWLAVRTDPDAPRHQGISVVLVPTSSPGFSVTEIHTVGGISTSATYYEDVRVPLSNVVGELNQGWKLMTSQLNHERVALAARGGIANQMYDEVLAWAQAEKLGPDSSTTLYDVAWVRSALAETYALLSAADLMNLRLVSDVAANTLGGGDSAAAKIFGTEAVVTAYGRLQQVLGAAGLLRPGSAGAAIEGRVESLGRRAQNNTFGGGTNEVMREIVAAKTLGMTLGARRKDNQTEKKDGN from the coding sequence ATGTACCCAGAGCTCTCCGACAGCTCCAAGGCGCTGCGCGCCGAGCTGCGCGCCTACTTCGCCGCCACCATCACCGACGAGGACCGCGCCGCCCTGGCCGAGCAGACCGAGGGTGGTCCGGTGTTCGACCGGGTCCTGCGCCGGATGGGCAGGGACGGCTGGCTCGGCCTCGGCTTCCCCGAGGAGTACGGCGGCCGCGGCGAGGACCCCGAGGCGCTCTACGTCTTCTACGACGAGGCGCTGCGGGCCGGCGCCCCGCTGTCGCTGGTCACCCTCAACACCGTCGCACCGACGCTGATGAAGCACGGCTCCCAGGAGCAGAAGGACTTCTTCCTCCCCAAGATCCTGCTCGGCGAGCTGATGTTCGCGATCGGCTACACCGAGCCCGGCGCCGGCACCGACCTCGCCAGCCTGCAGACCCGCGCCCGGATCGACGGCGACGAGCTGGTCATCAACGGCAACAAGATCTTCACCAGCGCCGGTGTCTTCGCCGACTGGGTCTGGCTGGCCGTCCGCACCGACCCCGACGCACCGCGCCACCAGGGCATCTCGGTCGTGCTGGTCCCGACCAGCAGCCCGGGCTTCTCGGTCACCGAGATCCACACCGTCGGCGGGATCAGCACCTCGGCCACCTACTACGAGGACGTCCGCGTCCCGCTGAGCAACGTGGTCGGCGAGCTCAACCAGGGCTGGAAGCTGATGACCAGCCAGCTCAACCACGAGCGGGTCGCGCTGGCCGCCCGTGGCGGCATCGCCAACCAGATGTACGACGAGGTGCTCGCCTGGGCCCAGGCCGAGAAGCTCGGCCCGGACAGCTCGACCACGCTGTACGACGTCGCGTGGGTGCGCAGCGCCCTCGCCGAGACCTACGCCCTGCTCAGCGCCGCCGACCTGATGAACCTGCGCCTGGTCTCCGACGTCGCCGCCAACACGCTCGGCGGCGGGGACTCGGCGGCCGCCAAGATCTTCGGCACCGAGGCGGTCGTGACCGCCTACGGCCGTCTGCAGCAGGTCCTCGGCGCAGCCGGACTGCTCCGCCCGGGCTCGGCCGGGGCGGCGATCGAGGGCCGGGTCGAGTCGCTCGGCCGCCGCGCCCAGAACAACACCTTCGGTGGCGGCACCAACGAGGTCATGCGCGAGATCGTCGCCGCCAAGACGCTCGGCATGACGCTCGGCGCCCGCCGCAAGGACAACCAGACCGAGAAGAAGGACGGGAACTGA
- a CDS encoding PaaI family thioesterase, which translates to MLADTVADPVAEEVAALAAATRRLMLAAATTDVDLDELRAARARMDELTEALGRRTRPRALRASFDDPARAREVGPDLAWPVFRFNPQALPLAIRFDGDAAYATTVPNALYEGPPESVHGGYLAHLMDCMLGTLVQATGRRSVTGTLDLRYNARTPLDVPLELGARIVSTTGRKTTAEAWVEVDGARTVEARGLFIELQEVPWEAATS; encoded by the coding sequence GTGCTGGCTGACACGGTGGCGGATCCGGTCGCCGAGGAGGTCGCCGCACTGGCGGCCGCCACCCGGCGGCTGATGCTGGCCGCTGCGACCACCGACGTCGACCTCGACGAGCTCCGCGCCGCCCGTGCCCGGATGGACGAGCTGACCGAGGCGCTCGGACGGCGTACCCGTCCCCGGGCGCTGCGCGCCTCGTTCGACGACCCCGCCCGGGCCCGCGAGGTCGGTCCGGACCTGGCCTGGCCGGTGTTCCGGTTCAACCCGCAGGCGCTGCCGCTCGCCATCCGGTTCGACGGCGACGCGGCGTACGCCACGACCGTGCCGAACGCGCTCTACGAGGGGCCGCCCGAGTCGGTGCACGGCGGCTACCTCGCGCACCTGATGGACTGCATGCTCGGCACGCTGGTCCAGGCCACCGGCCGCCGCTCGGTCACCGGCACCCTCGACCTGCGCTACAACGCGCGCACGCCGCTCGACGTGCCCCTCGAGCTGGGCGCCCGGATCGTCTCGACCACCGGTCGCAAGACCACCGCCGAGGCGTGGGTGGAGGTCGACGGTGCACGCACCGTCGAGGCACGCGGCCTGTTCATCGAGCTCCAGGAGGTGCCGTGGGAAGCGGCTACGAGCTGA
- a CDS encoding glucose 1-dehydrogenase → MGSGYELTGLTGKVAVVTGAGRMRSIGRSLAVELARAGCDVVVTGTGRRPEDRPADEAAAGWDDIASVADEVRALGRRALPVVCDVADPDDVRRLLDLTLAELGRVDVVVNNAAASRGEDRVPLTELSVEAFDRVIAVNLRGTFLMTQVFGRQLVEQGDGGSIINISSIGGKLSGAGTGAYSASKAGVQSLTSSAAKELGSHGIRVNALCPGVTETGRIADRDPDTWQAYVRANLPLGRTGLPWEVAAAAVFLASDQAAWVTGQAWNVDGGQLTIR, encoded by the coding sequence GTGGGAAGCGGCTACGAGCTGACCGGATTGACCGGCAAGGTCGCCGTGGTCACCGGCGCCGGGAGGATGCGCTCGATCGGCCGCTCGCTCGCGGTGGAGCTGGCGCGGGCCGGCTGCGACGTCGTCGTCACCGGCACCGGCCGGCGGCCCGAGGACCGGCCGGCCGACGAGGCCGCAGCCGGGTGGGACGACATCGCGTCGGTCGCCGACGAGGTGCGCGCACTCGGCCGCCGGGCGCTGCCCGTCGTGTGCGACGTCGCCGACCCCGACGACGTACGCCGACTGCTCGACCTGACGCTCGCCGAGCTCGGCCGCGTCGACGTCGTCGTCAACAACGCCGCCGCGTCGCGGGGCGAGGACCGGGTCCCGCTGACCGAGCTGTCCGTCGAGGCGTTCGACCGCGTGATCGCGGTCAACCTGCGCGGCACCTTCTTGATGACCCAGGTCTTCGGGCGGCAGCTGGTCGAGCAGGGCGACGGCGGCAGCATCATCAACATCTCGTCGATCGGCGGGAAGCTCAGCGGCGCCGGGACCGGCGCGTACTCGGCGTCCAAGGCGGGCGTGCAGTCGCTGACGTCGTCGGCCGCCAAGGAGCTCGGCAGCCACGGCATCCGCGTCAACGCGCTGTGCCCGGGCGTGACGGAGACCGGCCGGATCGCGGACCGGGATCCCGACACGTGGCAGGCCTACGTGCGTGCCAACCTCCCGCTCGGCAGGACCGGCCTGCCGTGGGAGGTGGCCGCCGCAGCGGTGTTCCTCGCCAGCGACCAGGCCGCCTGGGTCACCGGGCAGGCGTGGAACGTCGACGGCGGGCAGCTGACGATCCGGTGA
- a CDS encoding ABC transporter substrate-binding protein, with translation MSTHVPGLRRAAAVVVVATLLVSGCASEEEKEPRGQGKALAEGFRNVDDGGEPVDGGTLTYGAYTEPASLDPTVTIAAATTGGIEMANIYDTLLSFDPGKQEFVPRLAKAIEHDADYTTWTLTLRDGVTFSDGTPLDADAVVWSQQRYAAAKAPETALWAGNVTSATATDAHTVTYELARPWPLFPGILSTGPGMVVARSSVGADGSFKPVGAGPFTLGDWKHGESLELEARDDYWDGAPHVDSVRMAFLGDQRTSLDSLEGGDIDAALVRDPDLVDEVLEEKLPAYVNMRAASNVAIINASEGAAGHDVRVRRAIALAIDPDLMRERMFGGTGIASSDLFPDYSVWHTDAAGLRPDRAEATKLVEEAKADGWDGVIRYVDGTDPASRAATQAVKASLEAVGMTLDPKPARTISEQITRIAVERDYDLAGWSINFVEADPFARMYATMHSGGTQTYGMYTSPAMDEHIAAFQAATTKDDQLAAITALQEQVNEDVPFVTFGPFSELSVWTTKVHGITGGANSMILLDDAWLG, from the coding sequence ATGTCCACCCATGTCCCGGGACTGCGTCGTGCCGCCGCTGTCGTCGTGGTCGCGACGCTGCTCGTGAGCGGATGCGCGTCCGAGGAGGAGAAGGAGCCACGTGGTCAGGGCAAGGCCCTGGCCGAGGGCTTCCGCAACGTCGACGACGGCGGCGAGCCCGTCGACGGCGGCACCCTGACGTACGGCGCCTACACCGAGCCCGCGTCGCTCGACCCGACCGTGACCATCGCGGCCGCGACTACGGGTGGCATCGAGATGGCCAACATCTACGACACGCTGCTCAGCTTCGACCCCGGGAAGCAGGAGTTCGTGCCCCGGCTGGCGAAGGCGATCGAGCACGACGCCGACTACACGACCTGGACGCTCACGCTGCGTGACGGCGTCACCTTCTCCGACGGCACGCCGCTCGACGCCGACGCCGTGGTCTGGAGCCAGCAGCGCTACGCCGCCGCGAAGGCGCCGGAGACCGCGCTGTGGGCGGGCAACGTCACCTCGGCCACCGCCACCGACGCGCACACGGTCACCTACGAGCTGGCCCGCCCGTGGCCGCTGTTCCCGGGCATCCTGAGCACCGGTCCCGGCATGGTCGTGGCGAGGTCGTCGGTGGGGGCCGACGGCAGCTTCAAGCCCGTCGGGGCCGGTCCGTTCACGCTCGGCGACTGGAAGCACGGCGAGTCCCTCGAGCTCGAGGCCCGCGACGACTACTGGGACGGCGCCCCGCACGTGGACAGCGTGAGGATGGCGTTCCTCGGCGACCAGCGCACCAGCCTGGACTCGCTCGAGGGTGGCGACATCGACGCCGCGCTCGTCCGCGACCCCGACCTCGTCGACGAGGTGCTCGAGGAGAAGCTGCCGGCGTACGTGAACATGCGCGCGGCCAGCAACGTCGCCATCATCAACGCCTCCGAGGGCGCTGCCGGCCACGACGTGCGGGTCCGCAGGGCGATCGCCCTGGCGATCGACCCCGACCTGATGCGGGAGCGGATGTTCGGCGGCACCGGCATCGCGTCGTCCGACCTGTTCCCCGACTACTCCGTGTGGCACACCGACGCGGCGGGGCTGCGGCCCGACCGCGCGGAGGCGACGAAGCTCGTCGAGGAGGCCAAGGCCGACGGCTGGGACGGCGTGATCCGGTACGTCGACGGCACCGACCCCGCGTCGCGGGCCGCCACCCAGGCGGTGAAGGCGTCGCTGGAGGCGGTCGGGATGACCCTCGACCCGAAGCCGGCGCGCACGATCTCCGAGCAGATCACCCGGATCGCGGTCGAGCGTGACTACGACCTCGCCGGCTGGAGCATCAACTTCGTGGAGGCCGACCCGTTCGCCCGGATGTACGCCACGATGCACAGCGGCGGGACCCAGACCTACGGGATGTACACCAGCCCGGCCATGGACGAGCACATCGCCGCCTTCCAGGCCGCGACCACGAAGGACGACCAGCTCGCTGCGATCACCGCCCTCCAGGAGCAGGTCAACGAGGACGTCCCGTTCGTCACCTTCGGCCCGTTCTCCGAGCTGAGCGTGTGGACCACGAAGGTCCACGGCATCACCGGCGGCGCGAACTCGATGATCCTGCTCGACGACGCGTGGCTCGGCTGA
- a CDS encoding acyl-CoA dehydrogenase family protein: MDFDPTDDHAEVRDLAAQILGDLARVERVVDVERHHGGFDAKLWEVLASSGLLGIAVPEDKGGAGLGMGGLVAVLEQQGRHVAPVPLWSVVAGAALPLAEFGSAAQVERWLAPIVEGGTIVTGAFDAAPGQVARLTGLRVDGGLRVSGELPQVPAAPVAAAVVVPVAVEDGGLRVALVPTDRAGVTVVPVAATSNESAGAVAFEDVVLTEDDLLPADGTAVVAWTRRRLRVALAAVALGVCEEDLRITAAYTSERVQFGRPLSTNQAVAVRASDAYLDTEAIRLTTLKAAWLLDHPEHGGEEAAESASLVAKWWASVGGLRVVLAGQHLHGGIGADVDYPIHRYFLWGRQVAFSLGSGDAIAAELGDVLPTAPRIGAPA, from the coding sequence ATGGACTTCGACCCCACCGACGACCACGCCGAGGTCCGCGACCTCGCCGCGCAGATCCTGGGCGACCTCGCCCGGGTCGAGCGTGTCGTCGACGTCGAGCGCCACCACGGCGGCTTCGACGCGAAGCTGTGGGAGGTGCTGGCCTCCTCGGGCCTGCTCGGCATCGCCGTCCCCGAGGACAAGGGCGGCGCCGGGCTCGGCATGGGCGGCCTGGTCGCCGTGCTCGAGCAGCAGGGCCGCCACGTGGCGCCCGTGCCGCTGTGGTCGGTCGTCGCCGGCGCGGCACTGCCCCTCGCCGAGTTCGGCTCGGCCGCGCAGGTCGAGCGGTGGCTCGCACCGATCGTCGAGGGCGGCACGATCGTGACCGGTGCCTTCGACGCCGCTCCCGGCCAGGTCGCCCGGCTGACCGGGCTCCGGGTCGACGGCGGACTGCGGGTCAGCGGCGAGCTGCCGCAGGTGCCGGCGGCGCCGGTGGCGGCGGCGGTCGTCGTCCCCGTGGCGGTGGAGGACGGCGGGCTGCGGGTCGCGCTCGTCCCCACGGACCGGGCCGGGGTCACCGTGGTCCCGGTCGCGGCCACCAGCAACGAGAGCGCAGGCGCGGTCGCCTTCGAGGACGTCGTCCTCACCGAGGACGACCTGCTGCCCGCCGACGGCACGGCGGTCGTCGCGTGGACCCGGCGCCGGCTGCGGGTCGCGCTCGCCGCGGTCGCGCTGGGCGTCTGCGAGGAGGACCTGCGGATCACCGCCGCCTACACCTCCGAGCGCGTGCAGTTCGGCCGACCGCTGTCGACCAACCAGGCCGTCGCGGTGCGGGCGAGTGACGCCTACCTCGACACCGAGGCGATCCGGCTGACCACGCTCAAGGCCGCGTGGCTGCTCGACCACCCCGAGCACGGTGGCGAGGAGGCCGCCGAGTCGGCCAGCCTGGTCGCCAAGTGGTGGGCCTCGGTCGGCGGCCTGCGCGTGGTGCTCGCCGGGCAGCACCTGCACGGCGGCATCGGTGCCGACGTCGACTACCCGATCCACCGCTACTTCCTCTGGGGTCGCCAGGTCGCCTTCTCGCTCGGCAGCGGCGACGCCATCGCCGCGGAGCTCGGTGACGTGCTGCCCACCGCCCCGCGCATCGGCGCGCCGGCCTGA
- a CDS encoding steroid 3-ketoacyl-CoA thiolase, which produces MSRPVIVDAIRTPYGRRGGALSGLHAVDLLGRAQRGILERTGVDPASIGEVIGGCVTQAGEQSGNVVRFAWLHQGFPDDIGSTTIDAQCGSAQQAVHLVAAQVAAGYVDAGIACGVEAMSRVPLLANLGDGTVGRPRPDDWTVDLPAQYEAADRIAERRGLTRADLDAFGLRSQQRARAAWDAGLFAGQVIEVKLPDGTVVTRDEGLRDTSLEALAGLRTIREGGLHTAGTASQISDGATAALVMSEDRARAEGLRPRGRIVAQTLLGAEPRYLLDGPVRAGERLLERTGMSIGDIDLFEVNEAFAAVPLSFARVHGVDEDRLNVNGGAIALGHPVGSTGVRLIASVLDELERRDQQLAMVAICAGGAQVTGAIIERV; this is translated from the coding sequence ATGTCCCGACCCGTCATCGTCGACGCGATCCGCACGCCGTACGGCCGGCGTGGCGGCGCGCTGTCCGGCCTGCACGCCGTCGACCTGCTCGGCCGCGCCCAGCGCGGGATCCTCGAGCGCACCGGCGTGGACCCCGCGAGCATCGGCGAGGTGATCGGCGGCTGTGTCACCCAGGCCGGCGAGCAGTCCGGCAACGTCGTCCGTTTCGCCTGGCTGCACCAGGGCTTCCCCGACGACATCGGCTCGACCACCATCGACGCCCAGTGCGGCTCGGCCCAGCAGGCCGTCCACCTGGTCGCCGCCCAGGTCGCGGCGGGGTACGTCGACGCCGGCATCGCCTGCGGCGTCGAGGCGATGTCGCGGGTGCCCCTGCTGGCCAACCTGGGCGACGGCACGGTCGGCCGGCCCCGGCCCGACGACTGGACCGTCGACCTGCCGGCGCAGTACGAGGCGGCCGACCGGATCGCCGAGCGCCGCGGCCTGACCCGCGCCGACCTCGACGCCTTCGGCCTCCGGTCGCAGCAGCGCGCCCGCGCGGCGTGGGACGCCGGCCTGTTCGCGGGCCAGGTGATCGAGGTGAAGCTGCCCGACGGCACCGTCGTGACCCGCGACGAGGGCCTGCGGGACACCAGCCTGGAGGCGCTCGCCGGGCTCAGGACGATCCGCGAGGGCGGCCTGCACACCGCGGGCACCGCCTCGCAGATCTCCGACGGCGCCACCGCGGCGCTCGTGATGTCGGAGGACCGGGCGCGGGCCGAGGGGCTGCGCCCGCGCGGGCGGATCGTCGCCCAGACCCTGCTCGGCGCCGAGCCGCGGTACCTGCTCGACGGCCCGGTCCGGGCGGGGGAGCGGTTGCTCGAGCGCACCGGCATGTCGATCGGCGACATCGACCTGTTCGAGGTCAACGAGGCCTTCGCCGCGGTGCCGCTGTCGTTCGCCCGGGTCCACGGCGTCGACGAGGACCGGCTCAACGTCAACGGGGGCGCGATCGCGCTCGGTCACCCGGTCGGCTCCACCGGTGTCCGGCTGATCGCCTCCGTGCTCGACGAGCTCGAGCGCCGCGACCAGCAGCTGGCGATGGTGGCCATCTGCGCCGGCGGTGCCCAGGTCACCGGCGCGATCATCGAGCGGGTCTGA